GGTCGGCTGCGGGTCGAAGCCTTGGAGCGCTTCCCCGACCGACAAAAGGCCCATTGCCGCCGAACGGCGGAAGCCGAAATCCATCAAGGAGGCGACGGTCGAAACCGCCAGCTCGAACTGCTCGCTCCGCTCGTACCCGCCTGAGTAGCGGTCGAGCATAATGACCGTGCGCGGCAGCGATTCGTGTTCGAATTCCTTCGATTTCCACTGGCCGGTCTTGGCCGTGGCGTTCCAATGGATGCGCGACAGCTTGTCGCCGTAAATATATTCGCGAACGCCGTTGATCTGCGTCGTCTCCTTCGCCGACAGGCGCGAGGCGGACGTGGAATACGGGCCTTTCGCTCCCCGCCTTAAAATCTGCCATTGCCGGATCGCCACCATACGCGGATAAACGCTGAAAGGCGCCGGCGATTCAAAGGTGCCCGTATGCTCGAACAGCCCGAAAATATCCCGCGTCGAGCATTCCGTCTTTGCAAAGCGATAGACGCCTCGTTCCAATGGGGGGGTCGTATAGACGATTTCGCCGCTGCGCCTATAGCTCGGGACGAACGAAGCCTCGAACGGAACCGGCTCCCCGTCCTGGCGGATCAGCCGGTCGCGGACAAGCACATACGGGATCGGCCAGACGCCGGGAATTTGCACGAAAACCTGCACGTCGACGCGCGCGCCGGCCGTCAGCGTCTGCTCCAACGTCGCGCCGCCCACCCCCGCCAGCCGCCTGCTCCCGGTTACGCTGCCGATGCCGCTCCAGCGGCCGAGCACCAAATACACAAGCAGCACGTTAAAAATGCAAAACAGCATCAATGCCGTTTTTCCGCCCTGAAACAGCAGAAAAAGAAGGGAAACGGCGTAAACCAAGCCGATGATTCGCCATCTCGTCATGGCCGTAATTGCCGTAAACATGGCGCTTATCGCTCCATCCGGACCGGAACGCTTGTCGCGCGGACGACGGAGTCGACAACTTCCTCCGGCGTCAGGCCGTTCATGCGCGCTTCCGTCTGCAGCATGATCCGGTGGGAAAGAACGGCCGGCGCGAGCGCTTTAATATCGTCGGGGATGACGTAATCCCGCTCCTGCAGGAAG
This genomic window from Paenibacillus humicola contains:
- a CDS encoding DUF58 domain-containing protein, which encodes MFTAITAMTRWRIIGLVYAVSLLFLLFQGGKTALMLFCIFNVLLVYLVLGRWSGIGSVTGSRRLAGVGGATLEQTLTAGARVDVQVFVQIPGVWPIPYVLVRDRLIRQDGEPVPFEASFVPSYRRSGEIVYTTPPLERGVYRFAKTECSTRDIFGLFEHTGTFESPAPFSVYPRMVAIRQWQILRRGAKGPYSTSASRLSAKETTQINGVREYIYGDKLSRIHWNATAKTGQWKSKEFEHESLPRTVIMLDRYSGGYERSEQFELAVSTVASLMDFGFRRSAAMGLLSVGEALQGFDPQPTSAQRQLVMNHLVRVQADGSAPLYRALRQGESLVPPGSIVVLVTPEKGEETVKAMEWLGRRGAVPVLIYLKGITAYSAGGGMERGASEWLRLLAKGGFSVHAIESLRELPDTLEGGSAR